The following coding sequences are from one Pseudomonas mendocina window:
- a CDS encoding beta-hydroxyacyl-ACP dehydratase, which translates to MDRTQLHTLLPHQGDALWLDALVDHDNLTIRGLSAWHHLDKLGENASPCLLFEAAAQLCAAHGALYGEADAIEMALVGKLSQLNLHPVTRSAEPLLVSAQQEALSPAGALYAFAIHAGAQPLLDGKLLLVLVRA; encoded by the coding sequence ATGGATCGCACCCAACTGCACACACTGCTGCCGCACCAGGGCGATGCTCTCTGGCTGGATGCATTGGTCGATCACGACAACCTCACTATCCGCGGTCTCAGCGCCTGGCATCACCTCGACAAGCTTGGCGAAAATGCCTCGCCTTGCCTGCTGTTCGAAGCCGCGGCCCAACTTTGCGCCGCACATGGTGCCCTATACGGCGAAGCGGATGCCATTGAAATGGCCCTGGTCGGCAAACTTTCCCAGCTCAATCTGCACCCGGTCACACGCAGTGCAGAACCGCTGCTGGTCAGCGCCCAACAGGAGGCGCTGAGCCCGGCCGGCGCACTCTATGCCTTCGCCATCCATGCCGGTGCGCAGCCGCTGCTGGATGGCAAACTGCTGCTGGTACTCGTCCGTGCTTGA
- a CDS encoding beta-ketoacyl synthase N-terminal-like domain-containing protein, with protein MTPIYIQRGALHSALSADLRAARAALQSGRLPAPDSFLLHELRQPRPYLAVSGSGESRQQRCDRLLGETLGEQPGELDDCLLIIASTSLDIDDLEQLIAAEGGFRPEDSTPLDLLAEDLRQRWGFAAAFTLNTACTSAANGLLYGARMLAADLYQRVLVLAFETPSAIAQQGFGALDLTSPSGAYRPFHPERDGLILGEAYAATLLSREPGTAPLAKLLGGFSACDTSNLTTTREDGSHIDWVMREALRSAGVDAGQIGLVKLHGTATGANDRAESNGVRLLFGDALPPLCVLKPWLGHTLGACGLSETLLLVENLANLPGLDYAAEALLPLSAEPTCVAADSLLLANFFGFGGNNASLVLQRCAESQV; from the coding sequence GTGACGCCCATTTACATCCAGCGCGGCGCCCTGCACAGCGCCCTGAGTGCTGACCTGCGCGCCGCCCGCGCTGCCCTGCAAAGTGGCCGACTGCCTGCGCCCGACTCGTTCCTGCTGCATGAACTGCGTCAGCCGCGCCCTTATCTGGCCGTCAGCGGCAGCGGTGAAAGCCGCCAGCAGCGCTGCGACCGACTGCTCGGCGAAACCCTAGGCGAACAGCCGGGCGAGCTGGATGATTGCCTGCTGATCATCGCCAGCACCAGCCTGGATATCGACGACCTGGAACAGCTGATCGCCGCAGAAGGCGGCTTTCGCCCGGAAGATTCGACCCCACTCGACCTGCTGGCCGAAGACCTGCGTCAGCGCTGGGGCTTCGCCGCCGCCTTCACCCTCAACACCGCCTGCACCAGCGCGGCCAATGGCCTGCTGTATGGCGCACGGATGCTGGCGGCCGACCTCTACCAGCGCGTTCTGGTTCTGGCGTTCGAGACACCCAGTGCCATCGCCCAACAAGGCTTCGGCGCCCTCGACCTGACCAGCCCGAGCGGCGCCTACCGCCCCTTCCATCCGGAGCGCGATGGTCTGATCCTCGGTGAAGCCTATGCCGCCACCCTGCTCTCGCGCGAACCGGGTACGGCGCCACTGGCGAAGCTGCTCGGCGGCTTCAGCGCCTGCGACACCAGCAACCTGACCACCACCCGCGAAGACGGCAGCCATATCGACTGGGTGATGCGCGAGGCACTGCGCAGCGCTGGCGTCGACGCCGGGCAGATCGGCCTGGTGAAACTGCACGGCACCGCCACCGGTGCCAACGACCGCGCCGAGAGCAATGGCGTGCGCCTGCTGTTCGGCGACGCCCTGCCGCCACTTTGCGTGCTCAAGCCCTGGCTCGGCCATACCCTGGGCGCCTGCGGTCTCAGCGAGACCCTGCTGCTGGTGGAGAACCTCGCCAACCTGCCAGGTCTGGACTATGCCGCCGAAGCCCTGCTGCCGCTCAGCGCAGAGCCAACCTGCGTGGCAGCGGACAGCCTGCTGCTGGCCAACTTCTTCGGTTTCGGTGGCAACAACGCCAGCCTGGTACTGCAACGCTGCGCGGAGAGCCAGGTATGA
- a CDS encoding ABC transporter permease: MSPTLTLVRKECLLLLRDPHALAVLFIMPILFLVLMAAALSNYLRDQPPPLSLVLEIEQGSEASAFFQHALQEQLPGSNLLASSEEPLPRISLARNFSETLLETPHIGPTLSFPPRTDGQTRQRLRAALNIALAQTRLLAYLEDSDALDADMSTEQRWQLIRQRTQSEISERQMLASGELSGKANASQLSVPAWLIFGMFFVALPMAGGFQREQQSGALLRFRALGLSPTTLVLSKLLPYLAINLLQFALLLAIGVYVLPLLGLSGLSLPGSPLGYVLLALSLSLAACSLGLLLAALARSGEQALLLGGGLNIILAAIGGIMVPKSVMPEAMSQLAEISPMSWALDAFLTLLVGQGSLADIAPDCARLLLFALVLGGGGLYLFRKRVQQTQWTTHY; this comes from the coding sequence GTGAGCCCGACGCTGACACTGGTGCGCAAGGAATGCCTGCTGCTGCTGCGCGACCCGCATGCACTGGCCGTGCTGTTCATCATGCCGATCCTGTTTCTCGTGCTGATGGCCGCCGCGCTGTCCAATTACCTGCGTGACCAGCCGCCGCCCTTGAGCCTGGTGCTGGAGATCGAACAAGGCAGCGAAGCCAGCGCGTTCTTCCAGCACGCGCTGCAGGAACAGTTGCCTGGCAGCAATCTGCTCGCCAGCAGCGAAGAGCCCTTGCCCCGCATCAGCCTGGCCAGGAACTTCTCCGAGACCTTGCTGGAAACGCCTCACATCGGCCCCACGCTGAGCTTTCCCCCACGTACCGATGGCCAGACGCGCCAGCGCCTGCGTGCAGCGCTGAACATCGCCCTGGCGCAGACTCGCCTGCTGGCCTACCTGGAAGACAGCGACGCGCTGGACGCGGACATGAGCACCGAACAACGCTGGCAACTGATCCGCCAGCGCACCCAGAGCGAGATCAGCGAACGGCAGATGCTGGCCAGCGGCGAACTCAGCGGCAAGGCCAACGCCAGCCAACTGAGCGTACCGGCCTGGCTGATCTTCGGCATGTTCTTCGTCGCCCTGCCGATGGCCGGCGGCTTCCAGCGTGAACAGCAGAGCGGCGCCCTGCTGCGCTTTCGCGCGCTGGGCCTGAGCCCCACGACCCTGGTGCTGAGCAAGCTGCTGCCCTACCTGGCAATCAATCTGTTGCAGTTCGCCCTGCTGCTGGCCATCGGCGTATACGTGCTACCGCTGCTCGGGCTCAGCGGCCTGAGCCTGCCCGGTTCGCCACTGGGCTACGTGCTGCTGGCGCTGAGCCTGAGCCTGGCTGCCTGCAGCCTGGGTCTGCTGCTGGCCGCCCTGGCCCGTAGCGGCGAACAGGCGTTGCTGCTCGGCGGCGGTCTCAATATCATCCTCGCCGCCATTGGCGGCATCATGGTGCCCAAGAGCGTGATGCCCGAGGCCATGAGCCAACTGGCGGAAATCTCACCGATGAGCTGGGCGCTGGACGCCTTCCTGACCCTGCTGGTAGGCCAGGGCAGCCTGGCCGACATCGCCCCTGACTGTGCCCGTCTTCTGCTGTTCGCCCTGGTGCTGGGCGGTGGCGGGCTTTACCTGTTCCGCAAACGAGTACAGCAAACGCAATGGACGACACACTACTAG
- a CDS encoding isoprenylcysteine carboxylmethyltransferase family protein, which produces MTIWQLVAFVMLSAVLVGISWRTLGNPRSHGFYRFFAWEAMAVMLVFNAPSWFGDRGELNQRISWVLLSLSLLVLFAGVYQMRRFGQAGTQRQDDELFAFERTSQLVTGGIFRYIRHPMYCSLLLLAWGIAFKRIDALIVLLAVLSSVLLWCAARCEERECLDYFGDAYRQYMGRSWMFLPLVL; this is translated from the coding sequence GTGACGATCTGGCAGTTGGTGGCTTTTGTGATGCTCAGCGCAGTGCTGGTGGGAATTTCCTGGCGCACACTGGGCAATCCGCGCAGTCACGGTTTCTATCGTTTCTTCGCCTGGGAAGCGATGGCGGTGATGCTGGTGTTCAATGCGCCGTCCTGGTTCGGCGACCGTGGTGAGTTGAATCAGCGCATATCCTGGGTACTGTTGAGTCTTTCCCTGTTGGTGCTGTTCGCTGGCGTGTACCAGATGCGCCGTTTCGGACAGGCCGGTACGCAACGTCAGGATGATGAGCTATTCGCCTTCGAGCGCACGTCGCAGCTGGTGACGGGCGGTATCTTCCGCTACATCCGTCATCCCATGTACTGCTCGTTGCTGTTGCTGGCCTGGGGCATCGCGTTCAAGCGCATCGATGCGCTGATCGTGCTGCTGGCGGTGCTTTCCAGTGTGCTGCTGTGGTGTGCGGCGCGCTGCGAGGAACGCGAGTGCCTGGACTATTTTGGCGATGCCTATCGCCAGTACATGGGCCGTAGCTGGATGTTCCTGCCACTCGTGCTCTGA
- a CDS encoding ABC transporter ATP-binding protein, whose product MLELRDVSFRYPGADTFALHNIDLQLQEGQCLGLLGSNGAGKTTLLALLSDTLPLQQGEIRWHGPRSLGLVPQQLAFYGELTVAENLALFADLYRLHGAQRRQRLELCIASSALEDKLQRRAARLSGGEQRRLNFAIGLLQPARLYLFDEATVGVDAASRQMLLDAVERLTAEGHGVIYTSHYLDEVERVAGRILLLHEGKVRLDVDKQQLLDGGHGLLLEWPEQVPTGFQELLDQLQLNAETLPDGLRIGNLDSRQLLAITQFIAAQPTPPSLLRFGRPSLEQLYLSLNGGRL is encoded by the coding sequence GTGCTTGAGCTACGTGACGTCAGCTTCCGCTACCCGGGCGCAGATACCTTCGCCCTGCACAACATCGACCTGCAACTGCAGGAAGGCCAATGCCTGGGCTTGCTTGGCAGCAACGGCGCCGGCAAGACCACGCTGCTGGCCCTGCTCAGCGATACGCTGCCCCTGCAACAGGGTGAAATCCGCTGGCACGGCCCGCGCAGCCTGGGCCTGGTGCCACAGCAACTGGCGTTCTACGGCGAACTCACGGTGGCCGAGAACCTTGCGCTGTTCGCCGATCTCTACCGTCTGCACGGTGCACAGCGCCGCCAGCGTCTGGAGTTGTGCATCGCCAGCAGCGCTCTCGAAGACAAGCTGCAACGCCGCGCCGCGCGCCTGTCCGGTGGCGAGCAGCGCCGCCTGAACTTCGCCATCGGCCTGCTCCAGCCCGCGCGCCTGTACCTCTTCGATGAAGCCACCGTCGGCGTCGATGCCGCCAGCAGGCAGATGCTGCTAGATGCGGTCGAGCGGCTCACCGCTGAAGGCCATGGGGTGATCTACACCAGCCACTACCTGGACGAGGTCGAGCGTGTGGCCGGGCGCATCCTGCTGCTGCACGAAGGCAAGGTGCGCCTCGATGTGGACAAGCAGCAACTACTCGATGGCGGCCACGGCCTGTTGCTGGAATGGCCGGAGCAGGTTCCCACTGGTTTTCAGGAGCTGCTCGACCAGCTGCAACTGAACGCCGAGACGCTGCCCGACGGCCTGCGCATCGGCAATCTGGACAGCCGACAATTGCTGGCGATCACCCAGTTCATCGCCGCGCAGCCGACCCCACCGAGCCTGCTGCGCTTCGGCCGACCATCACTGGAACAGCTCTACCTGAGCCTCAACGGAGGCCGCCTGTGA
- a CDS encoding acyl carrier protein — MDDTLLEQELKQLLIRECDKEDDIDWQSITDDEPLFGQQSRIAMDSLDALQVSLALQQHYGVRIEGAKDGRRILGSIASIAAFIRQKQ; from the coding sequence ATGGACGACACACTACTAGAACAAGAACTCAAGCAATTGCTGATCCGTGAGTGCGACAAGGAAGACGATATCGACTGGCAGAGCATCACCGATGACGAGCCATTGTTCGGCCAACAGAGCCGTATCGCCATGGACAGCCTCGATGCCCTGCAGGTCTCCCTGGCGTTGCAACAGCACTATGGCGTGCGCATCGAAGGGGCCAAGGACGGACGGCGTATCCTCGGCAGCATCGCCAGCATCGCGGCCTTTATCAGGCAGAAGCAGTGA